The following proteins are encoded in a genomic region of Cryptomeria japonica chromosome 11, Sugi_1.0, whole genome shotgun sequence:
- the LOC131048699 gene encoding monooxygenase 2 has translation METEFEGFVITGAGIAGLATALALHRVGIKSLVLERAESLRATGGGLGVWTNAWKALTALGIADQLREQHPVLLQSFELISLDQGITRNFSIQASDSGHELRCVKRAALLEALATALPPDTILYNCKVLRVRQSLSSKYSSETELEDGTVIRAKGVIGCDGVRSVVAQGFLGLPAPTSAERCGIRGLATYADGHGASPNLQMHFLNGVTFGRMPVNDKELFWFIVRNPPPQDYAEISHDPLRIREFSSSLLKDFPSQIKDVIGLTATDSLNMTVLRFKWPWDILNNSAYKGSVTAAGDAVHPMTPDLAQGGNSALEDAIVLARCLAETLNGRSNADNEGQIVEKALKKYVDEMKWRWVWLVSQAYITGVVQQGSSGFVRFIRDNIALKFRSPKDMFIHATYDCGTLPTVNPI, from the exons ATGGAGACTGAATTTGAAGGATTTGTCATCACAGGAGCAGGAATAGCTGGTCTTGCCACTGCTCTAGCTCTCCACAG AGTGGGAATAAAAAGCCTGGTGTTGGAGCGAGCTGAAAGCCTGCGTGCAACAGGAGGTGGCTTAGGAGTCTGGACTAATGCCTGGAAGGCTCTCACAGCCCTCGGCATCGCAGACCAACTCCGCGAGCAACATCCTGTTCTTTTACAAAG CTTTGAGTTGATCTCTCTCGACCAAGGAATAACTCGGAATTTCTCTATCCAAGCGAGCGACAG CGGCCATGAGCTCAGGTGCGTGAAAAGGGCAGCTTTACTTGAGGCCCTGGCCACAGCTCTTCCTCCGGACACCATTTTATACAACTGTAAAGTCCTCCGTGTGCGGCAATCTCTGAGTTCCAAATATTCGTCGGAAACAGAGCTGGAAGACGGAACCGTCATCAGAGCAAAG GGAGTGATTGGTTGCGATGGAGTGAGGTCAGTGGTAGCACAGGGGTTTCTAGGGCTTCCGGCTCCCACCAGTGCAGAACGTTGCGGGATTCGGGGATTGGCGACCTACGCGGATGGTCATGGTGCCTCACCAAATCTTCAGATGCATTTCCTCAACGGAGTCACCTTTGGTCGCATGCCTGTCAACGACAAAGAACTTTTCTGGTTCATAGTTCGCAATCCGCCGCCTCAAG ATTACGCCGAAATCTCCCATGATCCACTGCGAATACGTGAATTCAGCTCGTCTCTGTTAAAGGATTTTCCTTCCCAAATCAAAGATGTAATAGGGCTGACAGCCACCGACAGTCTGAATATGACAGTTCTGAGATTTAAATGGCCGTGGGATATTTTAAATAATAGTGCGTATAAAGGCAGCGTGACGGCGGCGGGAGATGCAGTGCACCCCATGACTCCTGATCTTGCACAGGGCGGCAATTCTGCGCTTGAAGATGCCATTGTTCTGGCCAGATGTTTAGCAGAAACCCTGAATGGAAGGAGTAATGCTGATAATGAAGGGCAAATTGTGGAAAAGGCATTGAAGAAATATGTAGATGAAATGAAGTGGAGATGGGTGTGGCTTGTGAGCCAAGCATACATCACAGGAGTAGTGCAACAGGGTTCTTCTGGTTTCGTCAGATTCATTAGAGACAACATTGCTCTCAAGTTCAGGTCACCCAAGGATATGTTTATTCATGCAACTTATGATTGTGGGACCCTTCCCACTGTAAATCCAATCTGA
- the LOC131048704 gene encoding LOW QUALITY PROTEIN: monooxygenase 3 (The sequence of the model RefSeq protein was modified relative to this genomic sequence to represent the inferred CDS: deleted 1 base in 1 codon), which yields METELEGFVVTGAGIAGLATALALHRVGIKSIVMEKAESLRATVGGIGIWTNAWKALTVLGIADHLREQHPFNYRVIHQKISSLYPHINRKNDSQKKSLICSFDLITLDGGGMIRNFSLQASDSGHKFRCVKRAALLEALATALPPETIKFNSRVLRVRQSLSSKYSSETEPEDGTVIRAKLRQNITRSSKKQKKNHPPEIIKFNSKFLGAAISELQIFVGNGAGRRNRNQSKGGDWLRWSEVGGSIGVSRVSDSRQCRALRGSGNGDLHRRSRCPTKSSDSLLQWNYSEIAQDPSRIHEFTRSLLHHFPSQITEAVNLTVKDSLNMTVLRFRWPWNILTTRACKGSVTAAGDAVHPMTPDLAQGGCCALEDAIVLARCLAESLNGRNNTDNEGQIVEEALKTYVDERKWRWVWLVSQVYITGLVQQSSSDFLRFIRDKVVLKFMSPKDMFIQYLL from the exons ATGGAGACTGAGTTAGAAGGATTTGTCGTCACGGGAGCAGGAATTGCTGGTCTTGCCACTGCTCTTGCTCTTCACAG AGTGGGAATAAAGAGCATCGTGATGGAAAAAGCAGAGAGTCTGCGTGCAACAGTAGGTGGAATCGGAATCTGGACTAATGCTTGGAAGGCTCTCACCGTCCTTGGCATTGCAGACCACCTCCGCGAACAACATCCATTCAATTACAGAG TGATCCATCAAAAAATCTCTAGTCTTTATCCACATATCAACAGGAAGAATGATTCTCAGAAAAAGTCACTGATTTGCAGTTTTGATTTGATCACACTCGATGGAGGTGGAATGATTCGGAATTTCTCTCTCCAAGCGAGTGACAG TGGTCATAAATTCAGGTGCGTAAAAAGAGCAGCTTTACTGGAGGCTCTGGCCACAGCTCTTCCTCCCGAGACCATTAAATTCAACAGTAGAGTCCTCCGTGTGCGGCAATCTCTGAGCTCCAAATATTCGTCGGAAACGGAGCCGGAAGATGGAACTGTCATCAGAGCAAAGTTAAGGCAAAATATAACCAGATCCTCAAAGAAACAGAAGAAA AATCATCCTCCAGAGATTATTAAATTCAACAGTAAATTCCTCGGTGCTGCAATCTCTGAGCTCCAAATATTCGTAGGAAACGGAGCTGGAAGACGGAACCGTAATCAGAGCAAAG GGGGTGATTGGTTGCGATGGAGTGAGGTCGGTGGTAGCATAGGGGTTTCTAGGGTTTCCGACTCCCGCCAATGCAGAGCGCTGCGGGGTTCGGGGAATGGCGACCTACACAGACGGTCACGGTGTCCCACCAAATCTTCAGATTCACTTCTTCAATGGA ATTACTCCGAAATTGCCCAAGATCCCTCGCGAATCCATGAATTCACTAGGTCTTTATTACATCATTTTCCTTCACAAATCACAGAGGCGGTAAATCTGACAGTCAAGGACAGTCTGAATATGACCGTTCTGAGATTCCGGTGGCCGTGGAATATTTTAACGACGAGGGCGTGTAAAGGCAGCGTGACGGCGGCGGGCGATGCGGTGCACCCCATGACGCCTGACCTCGCACAGGGCGGCTGCTGTGCGCTTGAGGATGCCATTGTTCTGGCCAGATGTTTAGCAGAATCTCTTAATGGAAGGAATAATACTGATAATGAAGGGCAGATTGTGGAAGAAGCATTGAAGACATATGTAGATGAAAGGAAGTGGAGATGGGTATGGCTTGTAAGCCAAGTATACATCACAGGACTTGTTCAGCAGAGTTCCTCTGATTTCCTGAGATTCATCAGAGACAAAGTTGTTCTCAAGTTCATGTCACCCAAGGACATGTTTATTCAATATCTTCTATAA